AGCCGGACCAGCCCTCCCAGCTCGTTGATCAACTGGTCGCTCAGCGTTCTCAGGTCCCGCTCGATCTCCTTCCGTTCGGTGATATCGAGCATCGACCCGGCATGGCCGAGGAAGACTCCCTCCTCTGACAGACGAGGCCGGCCGACAACCATGACCCAGCGAAAGGCCCCTGTCACGTCCCGCAGCCGGCAGTCCATCGTGAAGAACAGGCATTGTTCGACGGCATCCGCCAGCACGCGGCCAGCCCGGTCCCGATCTTCGGCATGAACGGCATCGAGCCAGCCATGACCGAGCCAGGCGGCTTCGGCTTGCCCGGTCAGCTCCTCCCACCTTCGATTGAAGAAGGTGCCGGCACCCGTCTCATCCGTCATCCACAGAATGGCCGGGGCGGTATCGACCAGGGCACGGATCTGGTCGTCCGGCAGGGAGGCCGGTCGGTTCTCCTGGTCTGGTTGATCCTGAGGAAACGGCACTGGTTGATTCTCTGATCTTGTCACGAGAGCAGAATCGAGCGACGGATCACGGGGGCTCCATTATGGAGGATGTTGGGACCGGAACGGCCTAGGGGAACCCCTAGCCTTCAATCAGGCGTCGGCGCGCGGCGTCGCTTGGGATCGGTCTTCCCAAATGCGCCGGACGATGTTGTAGAGATCGGTGGCCATCCCATCCTTGACGAGAAAGGCCGCCGCTCCCGCCTCCTTCATCGCTTGCTGGACGCGTTCGTCCTGCTCGACGGAAAGACCGATCACTTTGACGTTCGGCAGGGCCCGCACGATCCGTTTGGTCGCCTCCACCCCGTCCACCTTCGGCATATACACATCCAGGATGACGAGTTCCGGCTGGAGCCGGCAGGCCAGCTCGACGGCCTGGGCGCCATCTTCCGCCTCCGCGACGATTTCGACCGGCACATCCGGGTAGGTCTCCAACAGACAGCGAATGCCCTGGCGCACCATAGCCCGGTCATCGGCCAGCAGGCAGGTCAGGTCGGCCGCCAGAGCGGCCGGCTTTTCCACCTGCAACGGCACCCGCAATTCAACGCGGCAGCCCTGCCCCGGAGCGGACGAGAGGCGCACGCTGCCGCCGAGCGCATCCAACCGCTCCTGGATGCTGAAGAGCCCGAAGCGCGAGCCAGCTCCGGCTCCCTCATCCGACAGTTTTCCGGCGTCAAACCCCTTGCCGCCGTCCGACACGGCCACGACCAGCGAGTCCCCTTCCATCCTCACCGTCACGGCGGCTTCGCCGACGCCCGCATGTTTGAGCACGTTGAAGAGCAGCTCGCGCACGGACTGATACAACAAGACCGCCTGCTCGTCTTTCAGCGGCGGCACGCCGTCCGCCGCCTCGACCGTCACCGTCAGCCCCTGCCGGCCCATCCATTCGCCGAGCCATCGAACAGCCGCGACCAATCCGGCTTCATAGAGGACGCGCGGACTCAGTTGCGCGACCAATGTGCGGGTGTAGGCCAGTGATTCGTCGAGCATGCTTCGCATCTCCGTCAACTGTTGCCTGACCGCAGCCTCTTCCGTGCGCCGCATCGCCTGGTGAAGCTTGATGCCGCAGACGACCAGCAGTTGCGCCAAGTAATCGTGCAGATCCTTGGCAAGCTGCTTGCGTTCGCGCTGCTCCGCCATGGTCAGCTCGGTCGCCATGCGGCGCAGCAACGCCGTTTTCCGTTCCAGCACCTCCGTCCGCTTGGCCACCTGGTCTTCCAGGCGGGCGTTCAGTTCCTGAAGCGCCATTTCCGTCCGCTTCAGGTCGGTCACATCCGTGATGAGTCCTCCATAATAGAGGGCTTCGCGGTCGGAGGCGTCTTCGACAGGAACCGCCCGATGCTTGACGTAACGGACCGTCCCGTCCCGGACGTGCAGGATCCGGTGTTCGCAGTCGATTTGATCTCGCCGAATGACGGCCTCACGGATCGTCCGGATCACGGACTCCCGATCGTCGGGGTGGAGGATCGATTCCCAGACATTCGCGCAGCGGTAGGATTCTTCCTCGGTCAAACCGGTCCATTCGGTCCAGAGCTTGGACACGAATGTCACGGCGAACCGCTGGTCGGGGACGGCCCGGTACACGGCCTCTGGCACGCTGGTCACGAGCAGCCGGTATTGTTCTTCCCGCCGCCTCAGGTTCCGTTCCAGTTCCTTCCGGTAGCTGATGTCGATCACCGTGCAGAGCACCAGATTCTTGCCCGAAAGCCGCAGGGGCGTTAGCGCGATCTCGACCGGGACGTGCTCGCCGCCGTTTCGGCGCAGCCAGAGGTCCCGGCCGATTCCCATGACGCGCGACACCGGCCTCTCCATGAATTTCTCGCGGAAGGCGGTATGACCCTGCCGAAGCTGCTCGGGAATCAACTGCTCCACCGATTGGCCCAACAGCTCCTCCCTCCGATAGCCGCTCAATCGTTCCACCAGGCCGTTGACCTGCCGGATGATCCCTGCGGCATCCACGATCAGCATGCCGGTGGGGGCCGATTCGATGATGGATGACACGTTGCGTTCGGCCTGGCGTCGCTGGGCGCGGAACCAGGCCGCGCCCCAGATAGCCAGCACGCTGATGGCGCGATTGACGTAGGCCATCCAGTAGGGGCCGTCGCCCGGAGCGGAGAACGGGATGTCGATGACGATCAAGACCGTACAGAGACCCGCGGCCGCATACATGATCCAGTCCGGCCGGATCAACGAGGTCATGGCGATCACCGTGACATAGAGGATACCGACGGCCAGGCCGGCCGGGAGTTGAAGGTCGAGCAGGAAAATGGCGAGGGCTGTCAGCAGACTGGCGGCCAGCAGTCCGGGCCGATCTGGAAGCGACATGGAGCGCGAAGGAGGAGAGGATGAAGCCAAGCGATCGGGGTCGGTGTCGATCCTTGGTGAGGAGTGGTTCATTGTGCCATCGCGGAAGGGTGGCATCATACCCTTCCTGGCAATCTGGTACAAGCCGAGGTAGCTGTCTGGTAGAACTCACAGGCCGATCACGGCACAAGGCCTTCTTCCGGTTCGATCCGCTCCTCCCGAATCAATAGTGCACGGCACAACAATTCCAGATCCTGGCTCATCAAGCTGATCATCGATTTCAGGTGATCGTACAGGGCGGCCCGGATTCGCAACTCCTGGCTGTTGTAGGCACAGGGGCGCCGCCCTCGCCGACAAACAGGCGGAGCCGGAGGCGCTCTTCACCGCTTCCCGGTTCGCCCAGATAGGTTTCCTGTTTCCAGCTTGCAAGGAGCTGTTCTCGCGGCCAACACCGGTGCCTTCTGGCTACTGCACCGTAATGGTGCCTTGCGTGTCCGGAGCCTTGTCGTCGGAGGAATCGGACTTGACGGCGTACCGGGCGGTGCCGAGACGGGTGAAACAGAGGCTCGCCGTCTCGTTGGGATCGAGCGTGGTGACATTGTCGGTACCCATGCCCAAGGCTTTGGTGAATCCTTTCTTGCATGAGATGCTGTGATCGATCGGATCGAGGAAGGTGATCGTCACCGGGTGCCGGCGTTGATTGAGCCATCGCACCTCGTCGCCCGCATTCACCGTCAGCGACTCCGGCGTGACCGTTTCCTTGATCAGGACGTTCTTGACGGCGCCGGTTCTGGTGCCGGCTTCCGTCTCCGCTGCCGTGGTCTTCGCCGAAGGCGAATGGGACGCGCAGGCGGTCATGACCAGCGCCGCCGCGAGCAAGGGCATGATCGAAGCAGAGGTCAGGCGGTTCATCGAAGGTCCTCCTTCTGTCGTGGTGGACAAACGTTCCAACATTCCAACAGGGCCCGCGGCGAGGACCCTCGCGCGGGCCCAATTCCTCTTTGCCGCCACACTAGATTCACAAACCATCGCCGAACACTAGGACAACGCCCGGTTTGAGCGATAATTGCTCCCTGGTTACGCACATTGATCCGGGAGGAATTGTCCAAGCCATAAGACAATTCATTCCGTTCGTCGGACGGCAGTCTTTCCATCATGGCTGATAGACCTAGTCATAAACCCTGGATCTCTGTCGCAGGAACCCCAGCCTGAGTTGAGTTTCGCGAGGATAGAGAGCGGCATGATACGGGAATCATTTTTGCACAGAAAGGTGTGCGACTCGTCTTCTGGGTAGTCACACCAATTCTTAAGAATGAGGAAGCTCTTAAGAACGATGGAGGTGAGAACGATGAATGCGATCGCCTTGTTTCTTGCGTTGGTCTTGAATGGTAATCCGACTTGCCCGGCGGAAACGCCAGATCGCGCAACGATGGGGAATCACATTGTGCAGGTCCAGGTTTATAACTGTTTTTGGCGAGAACAGGCTCAACCCTCTCACCAATTTGTCGTGGTATCGCCGGTTTGTTCGACTTATGTGGCGCAACCGATCCTTATCAAGGAGTCCCATGAACGGAAAGGTTGGGTCTTGAACCGTTTCGGCGAGTTTTATCCGGCAAGCGTCAATATCGAGATGATGGAGGTCTATACACCTCCCTGCTGAGAGAAGAAAGTCAGACCGTCGGCGTGACCGATGTTTCCAAACGAGGACATTGGATCTCAGAGTCAGGGGGCGCGACCGTGCTCGCGAGCGCATCGAAGGCCATGCCGCTTCGTCGAGGCGACAGTGAAAGGGTATATCGACCAAGACCGGAAAGTGACAATTGGATTTCGCCCGTTCGGCTGAGTCTATCGACCTCCAATAATATCTGGTTCCACGTGAAGGGGAGACATGCTTGCATTAATGCTTCGAGACTACACCCTGGGTTATACCCGATCGTTCGCAAGATCAGACGGGTAATTGGCTGGACCCGGTCTGTGATGAGCTCCCTTTCATCCGCAGAGCTGGCTCCGCCGAGGGCATATCGCTCGATACAGACCGGGCAATAGCCATGAGTCAATTTGTAGTCGTTCCCGCGAAGACGATGTCGCTCCAGATAGGAATTGAGATCGTGCCACAAGCTTTCATCATCATGGTCCGATGTCGGTTCAGGCTCTCGCACGAGTCCACAGACGTAGCACACCTGTAACGAGAGCTGTTTGACCACGGTGCTCATGGCGGTCCCAACATTGGCCTCAACCGGACATAGGATGGCTGTTCATAGACAACCATCATACTAGGATGATCCCTAGGGTGCGCATGAAGCTGAACCGGGGACGCTCCCAGGTGCAACGGCGGTCGGCCCGCCATATGGTCAATAGCTAGGAATGTAGCTCCATACCATCGGCAGGTAGCTGGAAAACAAGGAGATTTTCGTGATGTCATCGCATCCACGCCGTTGGTTCGTGTCACCCTTGGCCACGATCTTCAGCCTGGCACTGGGATGCGTGTGGCAGATGAGCATGGCGGCGCCCGTGGCAACCGCCGGGATGGAGCGCAGCCAAATCATTACTTTTCTCGGGGTCAGCGTTCCCCATCACGCCTGGGATTACGGTCGGGGTGCGGTCGGCCGGATGGTCGTCGAATGGGAGCAGCGCAAGGATCGCCATGGGATCATGGTGAGTTTTCTTCAAGGGAGGGGCTCGTTGAGTTCCGGCACCGAACTCGCCATCCTGCTGGCCATCGATCGGGCCGCGCATGCCGCGGGTTTGCAGACGGACAGTTGGACGGTCACGTTTAAGGTCCACGAGCCGGCCGGAACCATTTACGGCGACAGCCTCTCGGGGTTGGCGGGGTTGACTGTCGTCGCACTGGCCAAGGGGGATATCATACCCTCCGACCGCACCATGACCGGCACGATCACCCAGGACGGCGGCATCGGCCCGGTCAGCTCGATCCCGCTCAAAATCGAGGCGGCTTCGAAGCAACATCTCCGGCGCGTGATCATTCCGGACGAGCTTGATATCACCGATTCGGACTGGGTCAATCCATTTCTCATGCAGGTTTCGCCGATCCAATCGGCAGCCCTCGCCTATCAGGCGCTGACTGATCACTCGATGAAACCGACGCATGAATAGGCCTGTCATCCCAGGCCATGATGACATCTGCCCATTCCATCCTCACTCCTGCGAATGAGTCCCACAAGAGGAGGCCACGATGGAAACCTATGAAAAATGCATCCTCCTGGTCGAAGATGATCAAGATATCCGGTACCTCCTATGCGATCTCCTGACCGAAGAAGGATACAAGGTCTATGAAGCCAGTAATGGCACAGAGGCCGTACAGGCCATGAATCGACGACAGTATGATGTTGTGTTGTCCGACTATCACATGCCGCAAATGGACGGTCTGAAGTTTCTCACGATCAGCCAATCTCTCTGGCCGGAAACACCCGTTGTCTTGACCTCGTCTGATCCCGATCTCATGGAAAAAGCGATGCAGAAAGGACGGGGCGCGTATGCATGCCTGCCGAAGCCGTTCGAATTGGATCGCCTTCTGCAGGTCATTCACGACGCCGTGCAGGTGCGCGGGTGAACGATGGGACGTATAACATACGAACCGACCCCCGCTGTCCTTAACAGACGAATGGTCACGGCTTTCAAGCCCAGGAAGTGATCAGGAGCCTTGGTATGGGCGCCCCGATCATTCGCATCGGCGAGTTGGAGATTAACCAGGACTTGTCGGTTCAGGTCCTCACGTGGAACATCCAGCGGGCCGGGTGGGCTGTGATGGGCTTCATCACAATGCTGGCTTTGGCCGGCCTGTTCGGCCACGGCCCTATCAGCAAGGTCATGGAGGGCGAGGTTTCCGAGGGCCTGCATGTCGAATACGAGCGGTTCGGCCGCCAACAAAGCCCGACTGAAGTCCGCGCGTTGGTCCGCCCGACGCATGACGGCCCTCCCTCTCTCTGGATCGAGCAGTCGTATCTCGCACAGGTAGAAATCCAGCAGATCGTTCCGCAGCCTGAGCACGCGACCTTGACAGATGGCGGGGTGCGTTTCGAGTGGCGGACCGATAGCCGCGAACCCGCCATGGTGACGTTTTACCTGCAGCCCCACACCGTCGGTCCGCTATCGGGAGCACTCCACGCATCCGGCCAGGCGGACGCACGGATACAGCAGTTCATCTATCCCTAACCCGGCGCAACCAAAGGAGCGATTATGGATGCCATCATCCGAGCGTTGGTTGTCTATGTTGTATTGTTGATCGTGTTTCGATTGGCAGGCCGGCGAACCTTGAGCGATATGACCAGCTTTGATTTCGTGCTGTTGCTGATCATCAGCGAGGCCACGCAAAATGCCATGCTCGGCAACGATTATTCGATAACCAACGGCATCCTGGTCATCATCACCTTGGTGGGGCTGGACATTCTCCTGACCAACTGGAAACATCGGAGCGCCTTCATTGAACGCTGGCTGGACGGACTTCCGATGGTGATCGTGGAGCATGGTCGCCCATTGAAGACGTTGATGGATCGGGCCAGGCTCGATGAGGAAGACATATTGGCCGCCGCTCGAAAATCACAGGGCTTGGAGCGAATGGAGCAGATCAAGTATGCCGTGCTGGAAGTGGGGGGCGGGATTTCGATTATTCCGCACAAGCAGGCCGAATGACAGGCATGAGATGCTCACCAATTACTTGATGTATGTCATGTAAGACATTCTATTCTTGCTATGAATCGAAGGCCAAGACGAGGGACAACAACAGCAGGTGTTGGCTCGGGACCAACCGCGGCACGCCGGGCGCCATGTCCCCGCCTTTAAAGAACCCGCCGTCCTGTCCAGTCGAGTGGTCATAACGGTATTCTAGGCGCGTCAGCCATAATTGCGGCCTGACATGGCGTCGGTACTCGAGCGTGGTGGTGACCGCCCACAGCAGTTGTTCGAACTCGGTCAGGCGTCCGTTTCGGTCCCAAAACCATTCCGGCCTCACCGCCAGGCTCCACGGCCCGCTGATGTCCCAGCGGGTAAAGAGCGCCGCACCCGTCCAAAACGTCCGCGCCTGATTCGGTTGATCGGCGGCCCGTTCTGTGCCGATATCATAGGCGAGGACGATCGTGACCTCGTCCCCACGCCACTGAACCTGCGTGTCGGAGAAGAATCGCCAAAACCGGAGCGATGTGTCCGCCTGATCCGGTCCGTAATAGAGATTCTGGGCGACGACGAGCCGCTTGGTGACTCGCCAGTCCAATTCCGCACCGTAGCTGGGGAGGTCGTTGGCATGGGCGAGGTATTGAAACCCGTTCATCACGTGGAATCCCACATCGACGTTGTGATTGATCGCGTAGCGGCTCCCCACGCCGAAGACAAAATTCGGGGAATAATCGGTGAGATACGACCGGGAATAGTTGAAATTGTGCTTGGCGTAAAATGACTCAAAGTTGATATAGCCCTTCATCAGGCCCGCCGTCAGCAGGAGACCCGAGCCGATCGGGGCCAGATAGCTCACGTTGGCGCGGGCGAGATGCCGCAACAGGTCCGCTCCGGGGACCGGGCGATCCCGGCCGTCTTGCTCGCGCGGCACCAGCGCGTCGGTGTCGTAGCCGGCCTGCGCGGCGAGCTCCATCCCCCAATCGCGCGCTCGATGCGGTTCCTTATGCACATAGCCGAGCGCCATGTTCGGCGAGACCTCATTCGTGCGCGGAGTCGTTTGTTTGCTGCGGAACTGATGATTCTCCGGAAAATTAAAATTGAGGCCGTAGCTGACATCGAGAAGGGCTCCATACTGCCAGGGATTCGGTTCGGTCTTCTCCGGCATGGATTCGGCGGCGCCCGGCCCGGCGCACAGCACCATGCCGGCGCATACGACGGGCAAGACCTTAAGGTTGCACTTGCACCTTATTGACCACGGCCGTGACGCCGTCCACTCCCCGCGCGAGTTGCCCGGCTCGTTCCTTGAATGCATACAGATCCACTTCTCCGCTGAGGTAGACGGTGTCGCCGTCGACGGTCACGTCCACTTGCAGCAGATTCACGGCTGGCTCGTCATAGAGGACCTGCTTGACCGCACGCCCAAGCTCGTCGTCCGTTTTCCGGACCCGGCATGCGCCGTTTCCTGTGATCGCGAATGCGATAAGGACGATCAGGGCCGTCCATTGCCCTGCGGTGATCAGGCGGGCACCTTCCCCTTCCGTGCTCTTCACCGGACGGTACGCGCTGGTTGGCTTATCCATCCCATCGGCGGTCTGGACCATGGGAGAGGGCCGCGTGAGCGCCATTATCGCCTCCATCCGTC
The DNA window shown above is from Nitrospira tepida and carries:
- a CDS encoding outer membrane beta-barrel protein, translated to MVLCAGPGAAESMPEKTEPNPWQYGALLDVSYGLNFNFPENHQFRSKQTTPRTNEVSPNMALGYVHKEPHRARDWGMELAAQAGYDTDALVPREQDGRDRPVPGADLLRHLARANVSYLAPIGSGLLLTAGLMKGYINFESFYAKHNFNYSRSYLTDYSPNFVFGVGSRYAINHNVDVGFHVMNGFQYLAHANDLPSYGAELDWRVTKRLVVAQNLYYGPDQADTSLRFWRFFSDTQVQWRGDEVTIVLAYDIGTERAADQPNQARTFWTGAALFTRWDISGPWSLAVRPEWFWDRNGRLTEFEQLLWAVTTTLEYRRHVRPQLWLTRLEYRYDHSTGQDGGFFKGGDMAPGVPRLVPSQHLLLLSLVLAFDS
- a CDS encoding BON domain-containing protein: MALTRPSPMVQTADGMDKPTSAYRPVKSTEGEGARLITAGQWTALIVLIAFAITGNGACRVRKTDDELGRAVKQVLYDEPAVNLLQVDVTVDGDTVYLSGEVDLYAFKERAGQLARGVDGVTAVVNKVQVQP
- a CDS encoding response regulator, translated to METYEKCILLVEDDQDIRYLLCDLLTEEGYKVYEASNGTEAVQAMNRRQYDVVLSDYHMPQMDGLKFLTISQSLWPETPVVLTSSDPDLMEKAMQKGRGAYACLPKPFELDRLLQVIHDAVQVRG
- a CDS encoding S16 family serine protease; translation: MSSHPRRWFVSPLATIFSLALGCVWQMSMAAPVATAGMERSQIITFLGVSVPHHAWDYGRGAVGRMVVEWEQRKDRHGIMVSFLQGRGSLSSGTELAILLAIDRAAHAAGLQTDSWTVTFKVHEPAGTIYGDSLSGLAGLTVVALAKGDIIPSDRTMTGTITQDGGIGPVSSIPLKIEAASKQHLRRVIIPDELDITDSDWVNPFLMQVSPIQSAALAYQALTDHSMKPTHE
- a CDS encoding PAS domain S-box protein, with amino-acid sequence MSLPDRPGLLAASLLTALAIFLLDLQLPAGLAVGILYVTVIAMTSLIRPDWIMYAAAGLCTVLIVIDIPFSAPGDGPYWMAYVNRAISVLAIWGAAWFRAQRRQAERNVSSIIESAPTGMLIVDAAGIIRQVNGLVERLSGYRREELLGQSVEQLIPEQLRQGHTAFREKFMERPVSRVMGIGRDLWLRRNGGEHVPVEIALTPLRLSGKNLVLCTVIDISYRKELERNLRRREEQYRLLVTSVPEAVYRAVPDQRFAVTFVSKLWTEWTGLTEEESYRCANVWESILHPDDRESVIRTIREAVIRRDQIDCEHRILHVRDGTVRYVKHRAVPVEDASDREALYYGGLITDVTDLKRTEMALQELNARLEDQVAKRTEVLERKTALLRRMATELTMAEQRERKQLAKDLHDYLAQLLVVCGIKLHQAMRRTEEAAVRQQLTEMRSMLDESLAYTRTLVAQLSPRVLYEAGLVAAVRWLGEWMGRQGLTVTVEAADGVPPLKDEQAVLLYQSVRELLFNVLKHAGVGEAAVTVRMEGDSLVVAVSDGGKGFDAGKLSDEGAGAGSRFGLFSIQERLDALGGSVRLSSAPGQGCRVELRVPLQVEKPAALAADLTCLLADDRAMVRQGIRCLLETYPDVPVEIVAEAEDGAQAVELACRLQPELVILDVYMPKVDGVEATKRIVRALPNVKVIGLSVEQDERVQQAMKEAGAAAFLVKDGMATDLYNIVRRIWEDRSQATPRADA
- a CDS encoding DUF421 domain-containing protein; this translates as MDAIIRALVVYVVLLIVFRLAGRRTLSDMTSFDFVLLLIISEATQNAMLGNDYSITNGILVIITLVGLDILLTNWKHRSAFIERWLDGLPMVIVEHGRPLKTLMDRARLDEEDILAAARKSQGLERMEQIKYAVLEVGGGISIIPHKQAE